The segment AGAATACTGAATCCAACGGCATCAAGTTCTTCGGCCCCAAGACCTGCGAACAGGGTGTGATCCACATTGTTGGCCCGGAAGAAGGCGTTACCCAGCCGGGTATGACCGTCGCTTGCGGTGACTCCCACACTGCTACCCACGGCGCTTTCGGCGCTATCGCATTCGGTATCGGTACCAGCCAGGTTGCTGACGTTCTCGCAACCCAGACTCTCGCCATGAGCCCGCTGAAGACCCGCCGCATCAACTTCACCGGTAAGCTGAAGCCGGGTGTTACCGCTAAGGACGTTGCCCTCGCCTACATCGCCAAGCTTGGCGTGAACGGTGGCGTTGGCTACGCTTACGAATTTGCAGGCCCGGTTATCGAAGCTATGAGCATGGAAGGCCGTATGACCATCTGTAACATGGCTATCGAAGGTGGCGCACGCGTTGGCTACTGCAACCCCGACGAAAAGACTTTTGAATTCCTGAAGGGCAAGCCCTATGCTCCGAAGGCTGACAAGTGGGATGAAGCAGTTGCTTACTGGAAGTCCGTCGCAACCGACGCCGACGCTCAGTTCGACGACGAAATCGAAATCAACTGCGACAATCTCGAACCCATGGTTACCTGGGGTATCACTCCGGCTCAGGCCATCCAGCTCAACGACAACATGCCGAAGATCGACGAATTCGAAGGTTCCGAAAAGAAGGTCATCTCCGAAGCTTATGAATACATGGGCTGGGAAGAAGGTGGCAAGATGATTGGCACCCCGATTGATATCGCCTTCGTTGGCTCCTGCACCAACGGTCGTCTCTCCGACCTCCAGGCTGCCGCAGAAATCATCAAGGGCCACAAGGTTGCCGACACCGTCAAGATGTGGGTCGTTCCTGGTTCCATGAAGATCAAGGTGGAAGCAGAAGCTCTCGGTCTCGACAAGATCTTCAAGGAAGCTGGTGCAGAATGGCGCGAAGCCGGCTGCTCCCTCTGCCTTGCCATGAACCCGGATAAGCTGAAGGGCCGCCAGGTAAGTGCATCTTCCAGCAACCGTAACTTCAAGGGCCGTCAGGGTTCTCCCACCGGCCGTACCATTTTGATGAGCCCCGCCATGGTTGCAGCTGCTGCAATCGAAGGCAAGGTTACCGACGTCCGCAAGTACATCAAGTAATAGGAACAAGGAGATTTAAAAATGAATTCTATTGACATCGTTAAAGGTTCCGGCGTTCCTGTTCGCGGTAACGACATCGATACCGACCGTATCATTCCGGCTCGCTTCCTCAAGTGCGTGACTTTCGAAGGTCTCGGCGCAAACGCTTTCGCTGACGATATCGCCGGCCTCGAAGCCCAGGGCAAGGTTCATCCTTTCCGTGACCCGGCCTACAAGAACGGCACCATCCTGGTTTCCAACCAGAACTTCGGTTGCGGTTCCAGCCGTGAACACGCTCCGCAGGCTCTGAAGCGCTGGGGCATCAAGGCAATCATCGCTGAAAGCTATTCCGAAATCTTCTTCGGCAACTGCGTCGCCCTGGGCGTTCCCTGCTTCAAGGTGGACCACGCAACCGCCGACAAGATTCTCGCATGGATCGAAGCCAACCCCTCCAAGGAATTGGAAACCAGCACCGACGCTCGCACCCTCAAGCTGGGTGACGAAACCATCGCCCTCACTTTGGCTGACGGTCCCCGCGGTCAGTTCCTGGACGGTTCCTGGAACGCACGTTCCGCTCTCCAGGCTAATGCCGACAAGGTGCAGGAACTTGCAGCAAAGCTTCCCTACATGAACTTCCTGAAATAAGGAAGCATCTTGCCATTCCCCGACCACAATCGGGGATCTACCATTAAAAAGAAACCCGAGTCAAACGACCCGGGTTTTCTATTTCTTCAAATTCAGCCTAAATGATTTTTTTCTAGAAACCGGAATTATAGTTTACGCCAACGCTCAACACGCTGCGATAACCGATTTCAAGGCCAAGGCTGCCGCCGCCGACTTTAACACCTGCACCAAGGGTAAAGTTGGTAATATCGCCAATAAACGTGGTAGCACCACCATCAGCCGGCTTGTTGTCCCCTGAGTACATATTGTAGCTATACAAGCTCAAGATTATGCCAGAGCCAGCTTCGGCCCAGAACATGTCATTAAAGGCAAAGCGAAACTTCACCGGAACCACAATGGAGGCAACCGCGTTGTTTACCGTATATTCATACGAATACCAGTAATTGCTATAAGATACCTTACTCTGAGTGGCGGCAATGCTCAAGTCCGCACCAGAAACAATAGCCATATTATTCGTGAAGAAGTAGGCAAAGCCAAGGCCCAAGTTCAAAGAAGCATTTGCACCATGTTCAAGTTCAAGAACATTGCTGCCAAGACCGGCGTGGAAGCCTAGCTTTACGCCAATTGCATCTTCGTCAGAGTCTTCATCTTCATCGGAATGCTTTTTCTTGGACTTTTTCTTCTTAGATTTCTTTTTCTTGGACTTCTTCTTTTTCTTCTTCTTGGACTTCTTGGGAGTATCCTCGGAATCGTCTTCAGAAATTTCCTCGGCACTTTCTTCAGCAGAAGCTACTTCGGTAGCGGAAGATTCTCCTTCGGCAGTTTCGCTTTCAACCACTTCCTTGGATTCCTCGGCAGGTGCGGCCTCGGCTACGGCAGCTTCTTCAGCTGCAACTTCTTCGGCGGCAACCTCTTCTGCAGCCACTTCTTCAGCAGGAGCAGCTTCAGCGGAAGCCTCCGGACTTTCAACCACGGCTTCAGCAACCGGTTGTTCTTCTACTTGTTTCTTCGTCTTCTTTTTTGCCCAAACCGAGGAGCTTGCGCATAAGACACACAATAGGATACAGATGTACTTATTCATGATTAAAAATCCCTAGACAACAATTACTGATGTTCGTATTCTACAGCGTAGCCCCAGAAGGAGCACTTGTACTTGGGAGCACCGGTGAAGTAGAAGAAGTTCTTCTGACGGGAATACTGATTCACGTGAATGTCGACAATGTTGTCCACACGGATCTTTTCGCCCTGATCATTGGTGGTCACCTTGCCCACGAACTTCTTGAGGAACTTGATTTCGGAGCAACCGTAATGAGCAATGTCATATTCATAGCTGACCGGAGTCATCTTCTTCACCTTCATCGGTTCGGTAAGGACCGACTGATTCGGGAAAGCGTAATTCGGCTTGACGACAGTGCAACCGCTGAACAAGCAAGCGGCCAGCAACATCAATGCAATAATGGATTTCTTCATGTTTTTTCTCCCTTTGAAAAATTATTTAAGCCAGAAATACATATTAAAGCCAACATCAATAGCACTTGCAGTGTAGCAACCCTTAGCTTCACTGCAGGCTCTAAATCCAGGACCATAGCCAAGATTCAATCCAAAATTCAGGCTACCCTGCGTAAGGCCAGCACCGAGCATATAATGCTTTATACCAAAACCATGATCCTGGCCATCATTTCCGCTACTAATTCGGCTATAGCGTAAAATCGGCGATCCAGCATACCTTTCATAGTCAATTTCATAATAGTTTGTTTCGCCAGCCTGGCCTGACATCAGGATACCAGCTTGTGCCCAAATCTTTTTTGTAACCATGTATCGTACGTAAATAGGCATGCCGATACTTAAATTCACCACATACTGATTTTTCACAGGAACCCAAATATCTTGGCTTGAAGACCAGCCATAGCTATTAGGAACCTCGACATTCAACTCGTCCGAGTCTTTTCCGCCATAACCAAAAACATCCAGGTAAACACCGGTAAAGACTGCAATTTTATTTTTGAAAAAATAGCCAGCAACAAAACCAATATCAGCACGTCCTCCAAAAGGATACGTTCCACCGGTAATTGCAGAATAGTTCACCGAGAAATCAATTCCGTAATTAAAGCCACTCTGGGAGCGCTTTTCCTTTTCACGCTTTTCGTTTTTCTCGCTTTCCTCGATGGCGATTTTTTCTTCTTTGTCTGCAGCACCTTCGTCTTCCACAAAATCACTGCCGACCACTTCCATGTTGCCATATTCGTCCGCTGCTGCATTTTCGTTTTTCACTTCTTCAGCGGCATTCTCTTCCACCTGTTCTGCAGATTCTTCTTCGGCAGAATTCTCGGTCTCCTCGATTTCTTCGGATTCAACCTCTTCAACGACTTCGGCATCCTCTGCCCAGCCATAAGATACGGACATCAGTCCCATAACCAAATAGCACAAATACTTCTTCATACTTTGTAAAATTTAGTTAATGAAACATTGATGTCAAGAAAATAGGCCATTCTGGGCAAATTCACTAAATAAAGTGTTGCGTGCATCACATTACACGCACAAAAAAAACGCCAGGTTCCCCTGACGTTTCCTGAGATTTTCCACTTACGTTGTACAACGCAATTTCGATTAAATCGAGCTTTCGATGAATTCCTTACGGAAGGTTCCGTTGCCCAGCAGAATGTCGATGGGCAGCTTGTGGAACTCGTATTCGTAAGGCGGCTGCTTCCAGGCGAAATCCTTGGGATATTCGTTGAAGATGTACTGCAGAAGCTTAATGGCCATGTCGAAACTGCGGAACTTGTCACGATCCAGAACGTGAATCTGGGCACCACCGCAAATCTGGCCAGCACCCTTGTGGAACGTGGGCTGGAAATAGTTTTCGCGGAAGTAGACCCCCGGCAGTTTCAGGCCGTTCATGTACTTGCAAAGCTTCACGGCATCGATGAAGGGTGCGCCGAAAATTTCGAAGGGACGAGTGGTGCCGCGGCCTTCGCTCACGTTGGTAGCTTCGAACAGACACATACCCGGATAGACGATTGCGGTATCCAAGGTGGGCATGTTGGGGCTGGGCAAAATCCACGGAAGACCAGTCTGGTCGTACCACATCTTTTTGTCGTAACCTTCCATGTGCATCACGTAGAGTTCGCACTTGGGGAAGCATTCCGCCTTGAACTGTTCGGCCAGTTCGCCGATAGTCTTGGCGTGGCGGGTACGGATGCTGTGGAGGCCCACAAAGCTGGTGTAGTTCAGGTCCAGTACCGGACCTTCTTCATCTACGCAATTAATGGGGTTCGGGCGATCCACGACCACAACGGGAATACCCAGCTTTTCGCAAGCCTTCATGCACAGGTAAAGGGTCCAGATGAAGGTGTAGTAACGGGCACCCACATCCTGCAAATCTACCAGGAGAGCGTCCACATGGGAAAGCATTTCTGCAGTGGGTTCGCGATGTTCTCCATACAAACTATAAACGGGAATGCCAAGTTCAGGGTCGGTGTAGCCTTCCCATTCAATCATGTTGTCCTGGGTGTGGCCCTTGATACCATGCTGGGGGCCAAACAATGCAGACAACTTAAACAATTTGCCATCGTAGGACTTCAGGAGATCCAGAGTGTAGCTCAGGTCTGCACAGACAGAAGCCGGATGGAGGACTGCGCCGAGGCGCTTGCCACGGAGACTTACGGGGAAAGACTTTTCGAAATTTGATAAAGCTAGTGTAACCATGAGTGAGGTTCCAGGTTCGAGGCCCGAAAATTAAACATTTGTTTTTACGACAGAAAAATAGTTTAATTATCCCGGAAATTTTGTTTTTTACGTGTAAAATCCCTTTGGGTTGAGATTTGACACAAAAGTGACATTCAATTTTTTTATCTTTCGTGCAGTAATAAAAAATTAAAATAGGATAATTGAATTATGGCATATTTGAACAAAGTGATGCTCATTGGTAACCTCGGTAAGGATCCGGTCATCAGCGCAAGCCCCAACGGTCGCAAGCGCGTCACCTTCTCCTTGGCAACTTCCCGCCGCTACAAGGACAACAACGGCGAAATGAAGGAACAGACCGATTGGCACAACATCGTTGGCTGGGGCAAGACCGCCGACGTGTTCGAACAGCTGGGCATTCACAAGGGTATGTCCCTCTACGTCGAAGGCACCCTCACCAACCGTAGCTGGACCGACCAGAACGGTCAGAAGCGTTACAGCACCGACGTCAACATGGACACCTTCCAGCTCCTGACTCCCCGCAACCAGAATGGCGGCAGCTTCCAGGGCGGTGGTTTCAACCAGAGCTCCAACTTCAACCAGTCCAACGGCTACAGCCAGTCTAGCGCCCCGGCATACGATGCTCCCATGCCCGAGGGCGACGAAGACCTTCCGTTCTAACGAACTGCTCTAATCGATGAATCAACAAGTCGCAGATATTGCATTGATGCTGGTGCTGCCCCTCGGAATCACCTTTACGGCGATTCTCCAGTCGGCGGCGGCCTACACCCGCACCCAGAAGCTCATTGGCATTCTTCTTTCGATTGTCATTGTGGCCATGGATTGCGTCTTCTACTTCGCAAAGAACACCTACATCACCTACAACTGTGATGGCGGTTTGTTGCTCACCTTCGCAAGCCTGATCTTCCTCGGCATCATCTATGCAGTCCGCAGCGAAGACCGCGCTACCAAGACCGGCAACATCTTCCTTTCCGTGTTCATGCTGGCAGGCTTCCTCGGCATCGCCTACTGGGATCGCCCCACCTTCATCCCGGTGGCCGAGTACACTCCCTACGAACTTGCAATGCAGAACGCCCAGTACCAGGATTACATCAATTCCTTTGAAAACGGCGAAGGCGGCAAGATTCTGTACGACAAGAAGAAGAGCAAGTCTCCCAACCAGGTTAGCGGCAAGGACGACAACTCCCCCGAACGTCTCAAGGAATACACAGCTAGCGCAGAAACCGTTATCGGCCGCATGCGCGACATCATGACTTCCATCGACGAGTTCGAACCGTTGGCAGCAAACATTACCGAAGCTGATCGCGAAGTACGCAGCAGCCAGGCCTTGGCCATCAACAACAGCGCCACTGCCCTGAACAAGAAGGTGATGGGTCTCTATCATCCCCATAGCGCTGCAGAAGCCCATTCCGAACTTATCCAGGCCAGCGAAAACGTTCGCCTGGCAGCCTACTCCCTGTACAACTACACCCTTCAGGAAAATCCCGAAGACCAGTTGAAGCAGTACAAGCAGGCACGTAACCAGATCGCCCAGATGAACGCAGCATTGTCCCGTTTCTGGAACGACATCGAGAATTTAAAATCAAACAACCAACCTCAACAAAATGTTGAGAACGAAAACTAAGGATCAACAACTATGATTCGTAACGTGGCTATCATGGGTGCTACCGGCGCCGTAGGTCAGGAACTCCTCAAGATCCTCGAACAGCGCAACTTCCCTCTCCAGAACCTCAAGCTCCTCGCTTCTGAACGTAGCGTGGGCCGTGAATACACCTTCAAGGGCGAAAAGCTGAAGGTTGAACTCACTTGCGCAGACGCTTTCAAGGGCGTTGACCTGGTTCTCTCTTCCGCAGGCGCAGCAGTGTCTAAGGAATTCGCTCCCATCGCAGTTGAACACGGCGCAGTCGTCGTGGACAACACCAGCTATTTCCGTATGATGGACAACGTTCCGCTGGTCGTTCCCGAAGTGAACGCATGCGACATTCCGCTCCACAAGGCTGAAAACGGCGGTTGCGGCATCATCGCCAACCCGAACTGCACCACCATCATGATGGTCGTCGTTCTGAACCCGATTGAAAAGATTTCCCACATCAAGAAGATCCGCATCTCCTCTTACCAGAGCGCAAGTGGTGCAGGTGCAGTTGCTATGGAAGAACTCCAGCAGCAGTACAAGGATATCCTTGAAACCGGTTCTACCACTCACATCAGCAAGTTCCCCTTCCAGTTGGCTTACAACGTCATTCCGCAGATCGATAAGATGACTGAAAATGACTACACTAAGGAAGAAATGAAGATGTATAACGAAACCCGCAAGATCATGCACTCCGATGTTCGCACCAGTGCTACTTGCGTACGCGTTAGCTCCCTCCGTTCTCACTCCGAATCCGTCTGGTTCGAAACTGAAAAGCCGGTTTCCGTTGAAGAAATCCGCGCTGCTCTCAAGAACGCTCCGGGCGTTACCCTCAAGGACGATCCGCAGAACTACATCTACCCCATGCCGCTTGAAAGCGCTGGCAAGGACGATGTCTACGTTGGCCGTATCCGTAAGGACCTCGCCGACGATTGCGGCAACACCCTGTGGCTCACCGGCGACCAGATCCGTAAGGGCGCAGCTCTGAACGCTGTGCAGATTGCAGAGTTGCTGTAATATTTTTTCAATCTTATGAAACAGAAAATCCCAGGTTTAGCGCCTGGGATTTTTTGTTCGTTCTCACAGCGCGTGAGGGGACGAGTTTCACGAAACTTGAAACTTTAGTTTCTTAGTTGAGTTATCCTCTTTGGGGAA is part of the Fibrobacter sp. genome and harbors:
- the leuC gene encoding 3-isopropylmalate dehydratase large subunit produces the protein HLCHEVTSPQAFASLREEGTKVLFPERTFATVDHIIPTTFPERNRPLQDGISEEMFSHIEKNTESNGIKFFGPKTCEQGVIHIVGPEEGVTQPGMTVACGDSHTATHGAFGAIAFGIGTSQVADVLATQTLAMSPLKTRRINFTGKLKPGVTAKDVALAYIAKLGVNGGVGYAYEFAGPVIEAMSMEGRMTICNMAIEGGARVGYCNPDEKTFEFLKGKPYAPKADKWDEAVAYWKSVATDADAQFDDEIEINCDNLEPMVTWGITPAQAIQLNDNMPKIDEFEGSEKKVISEAYEYMGWEEGGKMIGTPIDIAFVGSCTNGRLSDLQAAAEIIKGHKVADTVKMWVVPGSMKIKVEAEALGLDKIFKEAGAEWREAGCSLCLAMNPDKLKGRQVSASSSNRNFKGRQGSPTGRTILMSPAMVAAAAIEGKVTDVRKYIK
- a CDS encoding 3-isopropylmalate dehydratase small subunit, which encodes MNSIDIVKGSGVPVRGNDIDTDRIIPARFLKCVTFEGLGANAFADDIAGLEAQGKVHPFRDPAYKNGTILVSNQNFGCGSSREHAPQALKRWGIKAIIAESYSEIFFGNCVALGVPCFKVDHATADKILAWIEANPSKELETSTDARTLKLGDETIALTLADGPRGQFLDGSWNARSALQANADKVQELAAKLPYMNFLK
- a CDS encoding DUF1343 domain-containing protein — its product is MVTLALSNFEKSFPVSLRGKRLGAVLHPASVCADLSYTLDLLKSYDGKLFKLSALFGPQHGIKGHTQDNMIEWEGYTDPELGIPVYSLYGEHREPTAEMLSHVDALLVDLQDVGARYYTFIWTLYLCMKACEKLGIPVVVVDRPNPINCVDEEGPVLDLNYTSFVGLHSIRTRHAKTIGELAEQFKAECFPKCELYVMHMEGYDKKMWYDQTGLPWILPSPNMPTLDTAIVYPGMCLFEATNVSEGRGTTRPFEIFGAPFIDAVKLCKYMNGLKLPGVYFRENYFQPTFHKGAGQICGGAQIHVLDRDKFRSFDMAIKLLQYIFNEYPKDFAWKQPPYEYEFHKLPIDILLGNGTFRKEFIESSI
- the ssb gene encoding single-stranded DNA-binding protein, whose translation is MAYLNKVMLIGNLGKDPVISASPNGRKRVTFSLATSRRYKDNNGEMKEQTDWHNIVGWGKTADVFEQLGIHKGMSLYVEGTLTNRSWTDQNGQKRYSTDVNMDTFQLLTPRNQNGGSFQGGGFNQSSNFNQSNGYSQSSAPAYDAPMPEGDEDLPF
- a CDS encoding aspartate-semialdehyde dehydrogenase translates to MIRNVAIMGATGAVGQELLKILEQRNFPLQNLKLLASERSVGREYTFKGEKLKVELTCADAFKGVDLVLSSAGAAVSKEFAPIAVEHGAVVVDNTSYFRMMDNVPLVVPEVNACDIPLHKAENGGCGIIANPNCTTIMMVVVLNPIEKISHIKKIRISSYQSASGAGAVAMEELQQQYKDILETGSTTHISKFPFQLAYNVIPQIDKMTENDYTKEEMKMYNETRKIMHSDVRTSATCVRVSSLRSHSESVWFETEKPVSVEEIRAALKNAPGVTLKDDPQNYIYPMPLESAGKDDVYVGRIRKDLADDCGNTLWLTGDQIRKGAALNAVQIAELL